One genomic window of Camelina sativa cultivar DH55 chromosome 5, Cs, whole genome shotgun sequence includes the following:
- the LOC104786205 gene encoding uncharacterized protein LOC104786205 gives MASSWRRSIGNVRSFIGNSMGGLRGGQSAASWVVAGTIAYFLWIKPAQDLKKEQEARAALAAMADPNQYVEKRKPIADPQVTGLIYGNKNRSDKPQD, from the exons atggCTAGCAGCTGGAGAAGATCAATTGGGAACGTGAGGTCTTTCATCGGTAACTCCATGGGTGGTCTTAGAGGTGGTCAGAGTGCCGCTTCCTGGGTCGTCGCCGGTACTATTGCTTACTTTCTCTGGATTAAGCCAGCTCAAGATcttaaaaaagaacaagag GCTAGAGCAGCTCTTGCAGCAATGGCTGATCCAAATCAGTACGTTGAGAAAAGGAAACCAATTGCTGATCCTCAG GTTACTGGTTTGATATATGGAAACAAGAACAGATCTGATAAGCCACAAGattga
- the LOC104786206 gene encoding protein LYK5-like: MLTNIILAVSFGLNLMILCLNSGEVLVLTSKSKLHNTLTTMAARALHLLSISTLLLLFFATSPSTAQQPYVNNHQLACEVRTFDNITNGFTCNGPTSCRSYLTFWSQPPYNTADSIAKLLNVSATEIQTTNDLPTITTTIRTRQLVVIPANCSCSSSTSSSGFYQHNATYNLSGNRGEETYFSVANDTYQALSTCQAMMSQNRYGERQLTPGLNLLVPLRCACPTAKQSAAGFKYLLTYLVAMGDSISVIADMFNSTTAGIAEGNELKSESDTIFFFTPILVPLRTEPSKIVLSPSPPPPPVAAPPPQTTPVDPPGSSSCSHKWIYIGIGIGAAALLLLISILALFFYRRKSKKKLTTTTATATEQNKFTDSSTKQSLPTTTSQWSIDLSNSSEAFGLKSAIESLTLYRFNDLQSATSNFSEVNRINGSVYRATINGDDAAVKVIKGDVSSSEINLLKKLNHSNIIRLSGFCIREGTSYLVFEYSENGSISDWLHSSDKKKTLTWKQRVEIARDVAEALDYLHNYVTPPHIHKNLESTNVLLDSDFRAKVSNFGVARILDEGGDLDLQLTRHVEGTQGYLAPEYVENGVITPKLDVFAFGVVVLELLSGREAVTIHKKKKEGEEGEEEEVEMLCKKINDVLGGENVREKLKEFMDPSLGNEYPLELAYTMAQLAKSCVATDLNSRPLVSEVLTTLSMIVSSSIDWEPSHDLLHSGSLGH, encoded by the coding sequence ATGTTGACTAATATAATCCTCGCCGTCTCCTTTGGTCTGAATCTAATGATCCTATGTTTAAATTCAGGAGAAGTTCTTGTGCTCACTTCGAAATCAAAACTACATAACACACTCACAACCATGGCCGCGCGTGCACTCCACTTGCTCTCTATCTCCACCTtactcctcctcttcttcgcCACGTCACCGTCGACAGCTCAGCAACCGTACGTGAACAACCACCAGCTCGCCTGCGAGGTCCGCACTTTCGACAACATAACCAACGGATTCACCTGTAACGGCCCAACCTCTTGCCGCTCTTACCTCACTTTCTGGTCTCAACCACCGTACAACACGGCTGACTCAATCGCCAAACTCCTCAACGTCTCCGCCACCGAGATCCAAACAACCAACGACCTccccaccatcaccaccacgaTCCGTACACGTCAACTAGTCGTCATCCCAGCTAACTGCTCctgctcctcctccacctcctcatCAGGATTTTACCAGCACAACGCAACTTACAATCTCTCCGGGAACAGAGGAGAAGAGACTTATTTCTCGGTGGCTAACGATACTTACCAAGCTTTATCCACGTGTCAAGCCATGATGTCACAGAACCGTTACGGCGAGAGACAGCTTACCCCCGGATTAAACCTCCTCGTTCCTCTCCGATGTGCTTGCCCCACCGCGAAACAATCCGCCGCCGGATTTAAATACCTCTTGACTTACTTAGTCGCTATGGGAGATAGTATCTCCGTCATCGCCGATATGTTCAACAGCACAACCGCCGGTATAGCCGAAGGTAACGAGCTTAAATCAGAATCAGacactatcttcttcttcactccgATTCTTGTTCCTCTCAGAACCGAACCATCCAAAATCGTTTTATCTCCGTCGCCTCCTCCACCTCCTGTTGCTGCTCCGCCGCCGCAAACAACGCCGGTGGATCCTCCgggatcttcttcttgttctcacAAATGGATTTACATCGGAATCGGAATCGGAGCTGCTGCTTTGCTTCTCTTAATCTCAATTTTAGCTCTCTTCTTCTACAGACGAAAGTCTAAGAAGAAATTAACAACGACGACGGCGACGGCGACGGAACAGAACAAGTTCACTGATTCATCTACCAAACAGTCTCTTCCCACAACGACGAGCCAATGGTCAATTGATTTATCAAACTCATCAGAAGcttttggtttaaaatcagCAATCGAGTCTTTAACACTATACAGATTCAACGATCTTCAATCCGCTACTTCTAACTTCAGCGAAGTGAACAGAATCAATGGCTCTGTGTATCGCGCTACGATCAACGGTGACGATGCGGCTGTGAAAGTGATCAAAGGAGATGTCTCTTCCTCTGAGATCAATCTCTTGAAGAAGCTAAACCATTCCAATATCATCCGTCTCTCTGGTTTTTGCATCCGTGAAGGAACCTCGTATCTTGTGTTCGAGTATTCGGAGAATGGATCGATTAGTGATTGGCTTCACTCATCGGATAAGAAGAAGACTCTGACGTGGAAACAGAGAGTTGAGATAGCGAGGGATgtggcagaggcgttggattaTCTTCATAACTACGTAACGCCGCCTCATATACATAAGAACTTGGAATCTACAAACGTACTTCTTGATTCTGATTTTAGAGCCAAGGTTTCTAATTTCGGGGTTGCGAGGATTCTTGATGAAGGTGGTGATCTTGATCTTCAGTTGACGAGACATGTTGAAGGAACGCAAGGCTACTTAGCTCCAGAGTATGTGGAGAACGGAGTTATAACTCCGAAACTAGACGTGTTTGCTTTTGGAGTTGTGGTTCTTGAGCTTCTTTCAGGGAGAGAAGCAGTGACgatacacaagaagaagaaagaaggcgaagagggagaagaggaagaagtggagATGTTGTGTAAAAAGATAAACGATGTGCTTGGAGGAGAGAATGTGAGAGAGAAGTTGAAAGAGTTCATGGATCCATCTCTAGGGAATGAGTATCCGTTGGAGCTGGCTTATACCATGGCTCAACTTGCCAAGAGCTGTGTCGCTACTGATCTCAACTCGCGCCCATTGGTATCTGAGGTTCTAACCACGCTCTCGATGATCGTCTCCTCTTCCATTGATTGGGAGCCTTCTCATGACCTTCTACATTCAGGCTCTCTTGGCCactag
- the LOC104786207 gene encoding galactan beta-1,4-galactosyltransferase GALS1-like, with the protein MRKEVLPPVLSTTTTVCFEKKPLIATLLALSLVMIIWNLPPYYHNLISTARPCSAVITTNVLSSSNFTTSLSTTPETTKTNFTTSLSTTTTTTTPAASSQKYDSKPSDPNKRVFQPFGNAAALFVLMGAYRGGPTTFSVIGLASKPIHVFGKPWYKCEWVSNNGTSIRAKAQKILPDWGYGRVYTVVVVNCTFNSNPNSDNTGGKLILNAYYNESPKLFERFTTLEESPGIYDESKYSPPYQYDYLYCGSSLYGNVSAYRMREWIAYHAWFFGDRSHFVFHDAGGVSPEVRKVLEPWIRAGRVTVQDIRDQSQYDGYYYNQFLIVNDCLHRYRYAANWTFFFDVDEYIYLPHGNTLESVLDEFSVNTQFTIEQNPMSSVLCLNDSSQDYPRQWGFEKLLFKDSRRNIRRDRKYAIQAKNAFATGVHMSENIVGKTLHKTETKIRYYHYHNTITVHEELCREMLPDSAKKRVTLYNKLPYVYDDNMKKLVKTIKEFEQKKLGTDVKNFS; encoded by the exons atgagGAAGGAGGTCTTACCGCCGGTTCTCTCAACAACCACCACAGTCTGCTTCGAGAAGAAGCCATTAATTGCTACATTGCTAGCTCTCTCCCTCGTTATGATTATCTGGAACCTTCCTCCTTACTACCACAACCTCATCTCCACCGCTCGTCCCTGCTCCGCTGTCATCACAACCAACGTACTCTCCTCATCCAACTTCACTACCTCTCTCTCCACCACACCGGAGACGACGAAGACTAATTTCACCACCTCCCTctcaaccacaacaacaacaacaactccagctgcttcttctcAGAAATACGATTCAAAACCCTCAGATCCAAACAAACGAGTTTTCCAACCTTTCGGTAACGCGGCGGCGCTGTTCGTACTCATGGGAGCTTACCGCGGCGGTCCAACGACGTTTTCCGTTATCGGACTCGCATCGAAACCGATCCACGTCTTCGGGAAGCCATGGTACAAATGCGAGTGGGTATCAAACAACGGAACCTCGATTCGAGCTAAAGCGCAGAAGATTCTACCGGATTGGGGCTACGGACGAGTCTACACCGTCGTCGTCGTCAATTGCACTTTCAATTCAAACCCTAACTCCGATAACACCGGAGGTAAACTCATTCTCAACGCTTACTACAACGAATCCCCAAAACTCTTTGAACGATTCACTACCTTAGAGGAATCACCCGGAATCTACGACGAATCTAAATACTCGCCGCCGTATCAATACGATTACCTCTACTGTGGCTCGTCGCTGTACGGTAACGTGAGCGCTTACCGTATGAGAGAGTGGATTGCTTACCACGCTTGGTTCTTTGGTGATAGATCGCATTTTGTTTTCCATGATGCTGGTGGAGTGTCTCCAGAAGTTAGGAAGGTTCTTGAGCCGTGGATTAGAGCTGGGAGGGTTACGGTTCAGGACATTAGGGATCAGTCTCAGTATGATGGTTACTATTATAATCAGTTTCTTATTGTTAATGATTGCTTGCATCGGTATCGATACGCTGCGAATTGGACCTTCTTCTTTGATGTTGATGAGTATATCTATTTGCCGCATGGGAATACACTTGAATCTGTGCTTGACGAGTTCTCGGTTAATACTCAGTTTACGATTGAGCAGAATCCAATGTCTAGTGTTCTTTGCTTAAACGACTCCTCTCAAGATTACCCCAG gCAATGGGGATTTGAGAAGTTGCTGTTTAAGGATTCAAGAAGGAATATTCGGCGTGACAGGAAATATGCGATCCAAGCGAAGAACGCGTTTGCCACAGGAGTTCACATGTCTGAAAACATAGTAGGCAAAACGTTACACAAGACAGAGACAAAGATCCGTTATTACCATTACCACAACACCATAACTGTGCATGAGGAGCTTTGCAGAGAAATGTTACCCGATTCAGCCAAGAAGAGAGTGACATTGTACAATAAGCTTCCGTATGTGTATGACGACAACATGAAGAAGCTAGTGAAGACGATTAAAGAGTTTGAGCAGAAAAAACTTGGGACGGATGTGAAGAATTTCTCATGA